A window of Zingiber officinale cultivar Zhangliang chromosome 5A, Zo_v1.1, whole genome shotgun sequence contains these coding sequences:
- the LOC121982822 gene encoding uracil-DNA glycosylase, mitochondrial-like, giving the protein MASSSKALGELLRSPKRLRPISLSPKSMTLKSPLSTLHAAPLAAGEHPSALMLEQAKRAKRVDAGRSLSRSKRNLSICSERIATRKGTHSDPYVKLGELLVEETWLEALLGELQKPYEQNLCRFVEMEMRGSVPIYPPPHLIFNALHLTSFDEVKAVIIGQIM; this is encoded by the exons ATGGCTTCCTCCTCCAAAGCCCTAGGCGAGCTCCTCCGCTCGCCGAAGCGTCTCCGCCCGATCTCCCTCTCCCCGAAATCAATGACCCTCAAATCCCCCCTCTCCACCCTCCACGCCGCTCCTCTCGCCGCCGGTGAACACCCCTCCGCACTCATGTTGGAGCAGGCGAAGAGGGCGAAGAGGGTCGACGCCGGCCGATCCCTTTCCCGATCGAAGCGGAACCTCAGTATCTGTTCCGAAAGGATCGCGACAAGGAAAGGTACTCATTCCGATCCCTATGTGAAGCTGGGAGAGCTCTTGGTCGAGGAGACATGGCTGGAGGCTCTCCTCGGTGAGCTTCAGAAACCCTATGAGCAGAACCTGTGCAGGTTTGTGGAGATGGAGATGCGCGGCAGCGTCCCTATCTACCCTCCGCCCCACCTTATATTTAATGCTCTTCATTTGACTTCCTTTGATGAAGTCAAAGCAGTCATTATTGGACAG ATTATGTGA